The Dendropsophus ebraccatus isolate aDenEbr1 chromosome 3, aDenEbr1.pat, whole genome shotgun sequence genomic interval ttctcaaatcgtcgttcattaaaaatttgcagattgcttcgtgtaaacagtctttcaaagattcaccctatatgaaagatgggtttaagcgatcttaaaaactatcgcaataatgattttacGAATTTTAATaatcttacgaattttctaacaatttttataacgatttattcgtctaaacgctgatcgtgaTAACAACtaaatagttgcttcaaaatcgttaaacgaacgATTGGGTGAATTACCGCTCCTTGTAACCCAGCATTAGTTCTAAAGTTAAAATAGTTTgttgacacccccctcccccccccccccgggaaaaaaaaaaaaaagaaaacagcaccTAGTTTTACCTGTTTTGTAGTGCTGTAACTTTAATGTTATTTGAGGGGGCTTTTTTTCCCCACGATTGGTGGCCCGCGAGGCTGTGAGGCTGTGAATTGGAGGGGATGACCATGTATTGTCAGATAGACTGGATAACAAACTAATAGAGTTCatcttgccattaaatggtggccatcccctcaatttcaacagATAGCCGAGAGGAATCGTGAGATGTATTAAGTGTGAAACGGTCCGTTGCCTATTTGTTCTGTCACATTTCCATGACCTGAATGGATTAATAGTTTTACCTGCAATCAATTTTTGGTTAGTGACACGTTTCATTCCTACATGTTGGATTTGGATTGAAAACTTCACTCATTTATGTTGAGCACCACCGGTTCATAGAAGTGAGCTCCCTGCATTCAAATCAACACGTATTCCCAGCAATGTTTAAGTAGTACCAGAGTCTGTAGTATTGCCAAGGACCTTCTCTTCATGTTTATCTTTGTTTTAGTGATGCTTGTACCTGAAGGAGCCAGATCAACTGTGAAGTATATTGTTCATAAATAAAACTGTTGCACTGCGATTTGGGACCGTCGTTACCTTCAAGTGTGGGCAAGGAACGTTCAATTCTGAGTATTGCAATATATCCAACACATGAGAAATTTCGTTTAGCTGCAGCTAGGAAGTTCCACAGGATTCACCTAATCGTAAAAAAATATGTCTATATCTAATGAGAGTCGCCTCATGTTGCAAAATGTGGTTTGGCACTCTGTGAccaagctccgccccccagtgtttttgcaaatacaggctcagtggtggacactgggggatggggcatggtcacatgctcctccatgtcagccatgttatggacagactccccacagaacagggcagcacagcctggaggaggggagtctgatattagctctatgaggtacacagggagctgctgtcagtacatttaccaatactgtatactgaactaccttactataaagtggcaaacccctttaattttagctAACAGAGATTGCAGGGAACAGAAAGGGGCAGCCCTAGTTAGCTGTCATTATACCCACCTGCCCCATGTGTTAATATCAAGACTAGAAAAACTAGACATAAAAAAACACGATAATGGTAAAAGGAAACTAAAAGAACTGCACTTATTGACCTTATATCaaatgataaatatatatattttttatttatatacactgCATTTACTTCATGAAATCCTTTACATACTTCCAGCCTTCTGCCGTGTAATCACAAAGTTTGGTTGGAGCTACAGAAAGTGCAGACACAGACTTCTGTACACCTACAAATAAAAGCAGAACATAAACAGAAAACACTGTAAATAGTAAAATCTGATGGCTCCTACACAACACTGTACGATTCTTGCAAAGCAGAAGAAAAGACCAGCACTAGAGGGGTTAACAGTCTCATATACTGGAAGAGACAACTGACAAGTAAACCACAAGTAGGATGATATCCCTTAACGTACCCAGTGACAGCAACGTGGTGCAACACTGAAACAGTACATGTGAATTCACATGAAGAAAGAAAGCATGCACTCACCCGAGAGTTGCTGTCTGTATTTGGCTTTACTTGCTTTCAATGGCAATCATGGGGAGGGAGGTTAGGAGCAGACATACACCTAAATGCCTCCAggtgtatgggccctattccaccggacgattattgtttgcataatcgttaacgattaacgatctcaaacgaccgctattgcgaaagacctgaaaaagttcacttatttccatggaacgataattgttatttatgatcgtaattgcgatagtttattCTTCACTATTTCGTTCgcatctattgcgaacaaccgaaccatgtcttattcaatgcaaacgatttgcaataATTTTgggaacaagcaacgataaaaataggtccaggtcttataaagcgatcaacgatttctcgttcggtcgttaactgcatttcaaccaaacgattatcgtttagattcaaacgatttaacgataatcgtccagtggaatagggccctatgtctgCTCCTATCCTCCCAACTCATGATTGCCATTAAAAGCAAGTGAAGCCAAATACACAGACAGCAATTCTGGGGTGAGTGCATGCTTTCTCTTTATGTGAACTGAATGATTCTTGCGGTCAAAATGAAAGAACTGCAATAAAAGGGTTTTTCAGAACTATATGACAGATAGCCTACCCACAGGCCTATCACTAAGCAGAATCCCTAACTGAACAGTGAACATGGTCGAAAGCCCTGTGCCGTTCGTTGTTTAGTTAAACTGCATCTCTGCCTCTATCCACTTTATTGGAAGCTACCACTACAAAATGACTAGCACAAGACTTCTGGCTTTGTTCACTGTGTAGGGTTTGCACGAAACAGCTAATTAGCGAGGTGCACCCCACCACTCAGCAACCTTTTTCCTATCTTGATGGCAAGAAAAACATATTCTTGGTCATTCTTGTTGGCAGTTCCATCATGTTCGCTGGCAAAGGCCATAAAGAGAGGCCTCGATATGCAGaattgtatttcccccccccccccccaatttcacaccaaaaatgatattttgggggttcctacATGGTATGTTAGCTCAAAAGGCACCTATACAAAGTAcgcctgttcctgaaaaaaacaagcccttacatggccatgTAGCTGAAAAAAATAACTGAGTTACAGCTCttaaaagtgatactgtcaccccttttttgcattctgacttctctacacaggtgtaaaggctaAGTTttgataccttattttatatcatacgtcatggtgcttgttcaagtaaaaagtcatcttttatcatatGTATAAGGGAGCGGGGCCTTATACACAGTGTCACTGACGTCATCGACACATAGGCCAGGCCCCTtgctgaccattggaacaggctggcctaaaggtctaggccccaccccctctaggttggcccatacaaATGGACGTTAAAGGGCAGAGCCTATGTGGCAATAACTCCacggaggggtggggcctatggtgCTTCTGTGGGCTGGGCTGCACAGCAGTGGCATCACTTGGCGCAATCCgcagataaaagatcactttactggaacaagcaccatgacgtatgatataaaataaagtatgaacaCTTAAAAATTTAtacttacacctgtgtagagaagtcagaatgcaaaaagggggtgacagtgtcactttaaggccattttgggctgtgtccttaaggggttaaatactggAAACAGATCAGTAtttcaagtgtacctgtcattagatcAGTAtttcaagtgtacctgtcattataacgtaTAAAACCTAaactaacagtagatgtgatataaagcaagtttgcaatttacattcataattttgtgtttcccaggccatctgagcgctgacagagagaaggcagtcatgtgactgatggacacattgggggagatttatcaaacctggcgtaagtgaaactggctcagttgcccctagcaaccaatcagaaaggtagaatctgattggttgcttggggcaactgagccagtttcattttacacctatttgataaatctctcccattgagcggtgactctctgtactggccaaaattcctgtgtttaatttgttttttacaagcagcacaagtcagaaaatctgccttcaggagactggacctggatttctggtgaggctgggttcacactacattttacaataagtttttttttttcatccgtttttgcaaaaaaagttgtGTTGCAtccgattttccattgacttcctattgacggacacaaaaacgtggtcgacctcatttttgtgtcagtcataaaaaaacagatctgttttgatccaatattttttttataatggaagtcaatggaaaaatgaatcaaaacggatgcacaccgttgcatcctttttttcatcagtttttcgcaaaaacgtagtgtgaatcaaGCCTAAGTTCAGctgtgttttacagcatgataacaaaaaataataaatgtatattgcaaacttgctttatttctcatttactgttgatttagactttgaaagatataataacagtgacacttcaaagtgacactgtcgcccccttttttCATTAGAACTTTTCTTCATAGATGTAAGGGGtaaatgttgcagttttcataccttattttatatcatacatcatggtgcttgctttaataaaaagtgatcttttatcatctgtggattgtgctatctgggcacAACGGCACTATTGGCCCCGCCCGTGACGTCATCGATGCATAGGCCCCGCcactcgacggccattggaataggacagcctaaaggtctaggccccacctcctctaggtcggcccataacAATGTCCACAAAGGGGGCGGTGCCTATGCGCCAATGACGTCACGAGGGGCGGGGCCAGTCTCCAGTAAAAGatcactggaacaagcaccatgacgtatgatataaaataaggtatgaaaactgttaaatttaccctttacacccacgtaaagaagtcataatgcaaaaagggggtaacAGTGTCACAGTATTATGGCTCTGTAAAGgaacaaaaaattaaataaaaaaacaaaacaaaacaaataaaaacaaacgCAGTTAATCCTAACGGTAAGACAGATCAGTTGTAGAGGGTAAAATACTCACCCCAGTTCCAGGACTCACTGACTGAGAAGTCCAACTTTGGTGCAGATGGAAGCTGTGAGGGataacatttattaaaaaaaacatcaacttAGGGTGTTAGTGTTATATTTACCCAATATGCTATTTTACAATGCTAAATGACACCAGCCAGATACGAGATACAAAACAATAGATTTTCAAAAAAGAAAATTAGGGTCTGGgtgcaataatgaaatattaGCAGGTTATATTTGTCTGCTGAGAACTTTTCTTTATAGGCTGACGTTTTGTCTGTtagtgtatgtgcacactacggaatcccggggAATGACCCgctgtggattccgcagctcgcccccgcttgTGCCTCTGCTGGGTGGCATAGGCTTCAttttatggtttgccagattccgccgttcACAAAAAGAATGAACCCGCTTCATAGATTTTGAGGACCTACAGACGGTGAATGTATGCAATGAATGCAAGATCATGCCGGCAGTGGGGAAAGTCTTTGAATCGCTAAGGCGCTGTCAATGCAGTTCcccggctgcagcgattcggcctcCTGAAAATTACgccgttgacagaagatcggggacgggggacgacgcgcgtcaggtatgtatggtacactacacttccgggtccacggtgaagggggcgattcacatacataacatacattacaaagttgtataactttgtaatgtgtgttactttgtgaataatttcttagcgctgcactacccctttaattaaccaTGTCCGTACCGAACACGGTGGTGATTCCAAAAGCCTGATAGTAATCGGTTTAGAACATATTAAACCTGTTGCTCTTGGTCTAGATGGACATAAAGTACTACTTTGTAAAGAATCACTGTGGATTTCGGGTCTGAATGCCACTGGACCGCTCGGTCTGAAAGAGCGCAATGATCTTAGTGTCTTTGTGTAATCAGCAGCTCAGTCATTATTCTACACCTGCTTTTAAGTCACATGCACACACCTTGTTTGTTTAATTGCACTTCCTTTTCCCTGATGCTGTATTCTAAGCCAGTTGAAGGGCTGTGATAGCCTGAAACATACGTAGCTCCGCAGCGCagtgtgcatcccctatataccTCTTCCCGCTTTtcatgaaaatgaaataaagcTCGTCCCTGCTTCAATGACCGGTGAGTGctggaaattctttttctttgtattGCATTTGATGGATCCagaccatactttacattgtgctctacggctaattggagtgcgggcacacccgaatgtgcccgcattccaattaaaataaagtgatgttcattcaGCCGATACTCCAGTATTGTGAACATCTCAGACATAAGCTGTTGTTGTTTGACCCGGCCAAGTCGAACAACGgtcaatgttcacacaatgtgtaaacatggccCAAAGCTTGTAATGAGGTCAACTGATGTCATGCCTTCTTTGGTTGGGGCTAAACGGTGGCAGGTATAAAACtggtgcagaccccccccccccccccccccccctaagccTAGCATTCACACATCCTCAGCTTCCCTTTCACACCCTCTAATGAAAAGAGGTTGCCATTAATAAAATGTGTTTCAATGACAATATGTCACTTACATGCTGTGATATAACATACAGTAGTTCTGGTTTGTTCTGCATAATGAGGAAGCTCTGCCCCctcgaatccccccccccccatccctgatctggCCGGATAGTTCTACCAACCACAATTTAGCAACCTGTGGAGAAGCATGCAACCATATCAGCGCTCTCAATTGTAATCGCGCTAGTTTCTTACCCACAGTGAGCTCCAATGGAGGTGGCTGTGCGCATAGTTGCCAAAAGTCCTGGTAAATTAATGGCCCGGGCATGtctcggcaagccccgcccctatGTCTGCAAGACCGACCCCCTGTGCCAACCGCAGGTGGGATATTTACTATCACTGCCAGCTaaaggccacccagctttctggGCATTTTGTATTTTAAAGTGAGGCCTGTTGAAGCGTAAGAACGTAAAACGACTGTAGCCTCTGTGGGACACACTTTGCTGTATCTGCCTGTCCACCGATGTTGGTGTATTGTTGAATAAACCTCATCTTGCTTCTTGTATTATACTCAGTATGGTGTGGTCATTAGGCTTTCCAGCATTTTGAACTCAGCATGGTGGAGGTCTCCCAGCATCTTATTTttagtatgatggagatcacccagctttcccagcatctttattatactttaataaaaattttgccatacttctcctttaaaagaaaaaacttattacagtattgtattgcccccccaaaagttatacaaatccccactatacacttatgggaaatgcttataaagtgtttttttccctgcacatactactgcatcaaggcctcacttcctggattaaggccctattccaccaacagatctgacgacagattacctgccaaagatttgaagccaaacccaggagtggatttgaaaagaggagaaatccagtctttcctttatgacctgttctctgtttattgtctgttcctgggtttggcttcaaatctttggcggataatctgttgtcagatctgctggtgtaatagggtctttacatggtgatgtcacgacccgactcccagagctgtgcgggctgtggctgctggagaggatgatggcagggggacactgagggacacagggcactggagggacactgagcatccctctgccatcatcctctccagcagccacagcccccacagctctgggagtcatgacatcaccatgttatccaggaagtgaagccttgatgcagtagtaagtgcagggaaaaaagcactttataagcatttcccgtaataagtgtatattggggatttgtataacttttggggggcaatacaatactgtattaAAAGTtttcaccagagttgtcctttaagtatttcAAATAAAAATCTGATCTTCTACCTGTACACCAAAATATTCTGCCCACTGGTGAAgagcagggggcacagctgcAGAGGTCTTCTTCAGCACTTCCTGGCCTCGAGAGCCATTTCCCAGCAAGCCGCAGTCATAGACCACATAGACAGCCCCTCCGGCCACCAGGGCCTTTGTGGTAAACCTGTaataaggggtgacagtgtcagcTCTGTCTCCTGCTATCAGTACAAATGCCAACACATAGAGATGGAGGTCAGTACTGGTAATACTGGGAGTGACTGCTCCCCAGCCTGCAGCGCTGCTGCTATCAcaggactacaactccaatcatgctgCTGTGGCTGTACAACAGCCACCCATCGCACAGCCCTGTAGTAAGGGCCAGGCATACTACATTTCATGCCGCCATACTCTGCAGCACTTTCAGGAGACGAGGCAGCCTGTGCTTCTAGCCGACCTCACATCTCTAAAGGAATCGGGTTATGTACCAACTAAACCACTCACGTCAGTAGCCTCAACACGGCAGGCGCCATGACTCTTTCCAACAAGGACAACCCTGCTATCGCAGAGCTTCCGGTCACGTGGACAGGAGCCGCGGTGCCTGCCGGTACTTGTAGTTTTGTAGAAACATTGCGTGACTACAAAGGATGTAGCTATCTGTGGAGGCTGCTGTTGTTTCACTTGTATTTAGCAAACGGGACTGGTTGTGCGCCCATGTATGACTATGGTCTATTCTGTCTCTATGTATGTTGTATTCACACCGCGTGTGTTCTGTTCCTGCTAATGCTACGTATGTTCTATACACGTTCTACGTACGTTCTATATATGTTCTATAGCAGAGATTTATCAATCTTAAATAGAGCTGAGGCACTTTTATGGCCGCCACATAGAAGCTGGGGTTTATATTCAGGGTAGGAATAGGAAGCCAGGTTTAGCCTAGTACCTGTTCATGCTGTGTCTGTCATTCTCTCCATGTGCTccattcacacactgtatactgtattatctgTTATcactatgtgggagatttatcaaaaagtcttccagtaagaATGttattgttgcccatagcaaccaatcacagctcagcttttgaaTATTCATGAGTTCTGGTAagataaaagctgagctctgattggttgctatgggcaactaagaaCCTCACTGCTGTAAGACCTTTCCCCCATGTATGCTATAGGCTGTTCTGTTAAAGCCCCAAGGAAGTTTCCTATTCACACCATGTATTTTTCCTTCACAATCTGTGTTCTGATCATGCTATGTACAATGGTATAGCTATAGGTTCAGAGGCCCTTGTGCAAATGCTCAGCTTTCCGCCCCCCATCTATTGTTCTATAgcaggggcagggaaccttggctccccagctgttgcaaaactacaactcccatcatgcctggacagtcacagctaaagctttggctgtccaggcatgatgggacgtgtagttttgcaacagctagagagccaaggttccctaccccttttCTATAGATAAGCAATCTCCAAATACATGCATATACTTTTGTTCATGAGGAGATAAGCTGGTGCCAAGGTGTCTTATCAGTGCACCCCTTTCCAAAACACGACCACTTGGTTgagtaaaggccgtattacacgccCTGATGTTCCAGGCTTCCGCCTTGTTCCCCACACGCTGAACTCTGCTATTAaatgcacagacagcgagtgagACGCCGTGGGACGGGCCACCcaaacaatccttagattgttcatagggacatatggcagctgagtACATTgtaatcttttaacatgttgaaagaccacgatcagcagaAATCATGCATATTGGCAGATTGTAGCATTTCAACATGTGCTTTACACTAGAAGATTTTCAGCCTTAACGGTCAGTAATTGGCCAGGTAAGGGAGATCATCAAGTGTAATAGCATCTTTAGAAGATACTGAGTTATTAGTAGTTTTAGGAAAAGCAATCTatataataaagaattaaaaTGATATACTTTAACCGTTGTTGTTGGACAGCATTTTATGATTTTATTCCTCTAACCCAgcagtagggaaccttggctctccagctgtcctGCTCTGACCTGTGGGACACAGCTGCTAATGTCAGTGCTGCTACACAGAGCTCCATATACACTTCAGAGCTTCTCTTCCTCACTCTGGCAGTCTCAGAAGTATAGTTTCTGGGATTAGAGAAGGGCTGGTGCATGTTGCAAGCACTGAGTGCGGGTCCGCATGCTAAACAAAGGGGTCAAGTGTaatgtttccatcatgcccgacccttatcttcactgatatcatctgtcagtggacaaTTGGAAGAGCCAAATACACCTTGGATTGACGGCCATATCTGCTGTGAACACCTATAGTCTGGACTcatgtgcgtttacacaggcagttatatctgaccaattttggaagccaaagtcaggaatggacttgaaaagacagggaatctcagtctttcctttatgacctgcaccctgtatatagtctgttcctggctttggcttaaaaaatctgtcagataaatctctctgtgtaaactcaccattagggtccatttacacagaaagattatctgacagattatgtgccaaagccaggaatggactataaacaaagattaggtcataaaggaaagcctgagatgtctcctcttttcatatccattcctggctttggcttcaaatctttggcagataatctgtcagataatctttctgtataaatggaccctaaggcatgggtctccaatctgcgaccctccagctgttgcaaaactacattt includes:
- the MICOS13 gene encoding MICOS complex subunit MIC13 isoform X2, which translates into the protein MNRFTTKALVAGGAVYVVYDCGLLGNGSRGQEVLKKTSAAVPPALHQWAEYFGVQLPSAPKLDFSVSESWNWGVQKSVSALSVAPTKLCDYTAEGWKYVKDFMK
- the MICOS13 gene encoding MICOS complex subunit MIC13 isoform X1; amino-acid sequence: MAPAVLRLLTFTTKALVAGGAVYVVYDCGLLGNGSRGQEVLKKTSAAVPPALHQWAEYFGVQLPSAPKLDFSVSESWNWGVQKSVSALSVAPTKLCDYTAEGWKYVKDFMK